A part of Parvimonas micra genomic DNA contains:
- a CDS encoding YitT family protein produces MLEDFFGDKKYFIRTIFYILMGDLICSFAVVKCLVPAGLLSGGLGGIGLMIEYLTGLPTGISVFILNLPMMIVGAFFLNKKFMTYAFLSTFIYSFILVAMRHIPIDFKLDNNMLYAIFGGFINGLGMGILFKHGACQGGLDILATIFKTKLNVNIGSSLMAINAIIIGIASYIFSLERGLLTIVSMYVAYKMLDKIQMGFGDTKQIMIVTSKQREVTDRILSDLHRGVTLLHGEGAFTHKQQNVVYCIVSTRQVVTIKRILDEVDPTAFLIISEAYEVKGRGFKIQEI; encoded by the coding sequence ATGTTAGAAGATTTTTTTGGAGATAAAAAATATTTCATTAGAACTATTTTTTATATACTAATGGGCGATTTAATCTGTTCATTTGCAGTAGTTAAATGTTTAGTTCCTGCAGGACTTCTTTCAGGTGGACTTGGTGGTATCGGACTTATGATTGAATACCTAACAGGTCTTCCAACAGGTATTTCAGTTTTTATTTTGAATCTACCTATGATGATTGTCGGTGCCTTTTTTTTGAATAAAAAATTTATGACCTACGCATTTTTATCAACTTTTATCTACTCATTTATATTAGTTGCAATGCGTCATATTCCTATTGATTTCAAACTTGATAATAATATGTTATATGCAATTTTTGGAGGTTTTATAAATGGTCTAGGAATGGGAATTTTATTTAAACATGGAGCGTGCCAAGGTGGTCTTGATATCTTAGCAACTATTTTTAAAACAAAACTTAATGTAAACATCGGCTCATCTCTTATGGCCATAAATGCAATTATAATAGGTATTGCATCTTATATATTCAGCCTTGAAAGAGGGCTTTTAACCATTGTTTCAATGTATGTCGCCTACAAAATGCTCGATAAAATACAAATGGGCTTTGGAGATACAAAGCAAATTATGATTGTAACATCAAAGCAAAGAGAAGTTACAGATAGAATTTTATCCGATCTACATAGAGGTGTTACGCTTCTTCATGGAGAAGGTGCCTTTACACATAAACAGCAAAATGTCGTATACTGCATTGTAAGTACAAGACAAGTAGTAACTATAAAAAGAATATTGGATGAAGTCGATCCGACTGCATTTTTAATAATATCTGAGGCTTATGAAGTTAAAGGTCGAGGATTTAAAATACAAGAGATTTAG
- a CDS encoding methylated-DNA--[protein]-cysteine S-methyltransferase, with translation MNYIVFNSPIGEIKVVEDQEKIIEIKFVKDEKVINPETKILKLAKKELEEYFCGKRKNFTFPFKVDGSEFALKVYKALTEIPYGETCSYKDIARKIGNENSQRAVGGANNRNKLPIIIPCHRVIGSDGKLVGYAEGLEIKQKLLELERKNLEKDD, from the coding sequence ATGAATTATATAGTTTTTAACAGTCCAATTGGAGAAATAAAAGTTGTTGAAGATCAGGAGAAAATAATTGAGATAAAATTTGTAAAAGATGAAAAAGTTATTAATCCTGAAACTAAAATTTTAAAATTGGCAAAAAAAGAATTGGAAGAATATTTTTGTGGGAAAAGAAAAAACTTTACATTCCCATTTAAAGTGGATGGAAGCGAGTTTGCATTAAAGGTATATAAGGCTTTAACGGAAATTCCTTATGGAGAAACTTGTAGTTATAAAGATATTGCAAGAAAAATTGGAAATGAAAATTCGCAAAGAGCAGTAGGCGGAGCGAATAATAGAAATAAATTGCCGATTATAATTCCTTGTCATAGAGTAATAGGAAGTGACGGAAAACTTGTTGGTTATGCTGAAGGATTAGAAATAAAACAAAAACTTTTGGAGTTGGAAAGAAAAAATTTAGAAAAAGATGATTGA
- a CDS encoding ribonuclease HII, whose amino-acid sequence MEIREELENIYKKYNLIIGVDEVGRGCLAGPVVSCAIIMKKDSKIEGVTDSKKLSKKKRLALYDKILEECVGYGIGIVDNVKIDEINIKQASRFAMKIAISNIKDLDGNKVSGDFLITDAEKVDVDIPQINLIHGDELSYVVSCASIIAKEYRDSMFVEYEKKYPNYNFIKNVGYGTKAHYKGIDEFGVTPIHRVTFLKKYFEKKKEYES is encoded by the coding sequence ATGGAAATTAGAGAAGAACTGGAAAATATCTACAAAAAATATAATTTAATTATCGGTGTTGATGAAGTTGGAAGAGGCTGTCTTGCCGGTCCTGTCGTTTCTTGTGCAATTATTATGAAAAAAGATAGTAAGATTGAGGGAGTAACGGATAGTAAGAAACTTTCTAAAAAGAAAAGACTGGCACTTTATGATAAAATTTTAGAAGAATGTGTGGGATATGGAATTGGAATTGTAGATAATGTAAAAATTGATGAAATTAATATTAAACAGGCGAGTAGGTTTGCTATGAAGATTGCAATTTCAAATATAAAGGATTTAGACGGAAATAAAGTTTCAGGCGATTTTTTGATAACTGATGCAGAAAAAGTTGATGTTGATATTCCGCAGATTAATTTAATTCATGGAGATGAGCTTTCTTATGTAGTTTCTTGTGCTTCAATAATCGCAAAGGAATACAGAGATAGTATGTTTGTTGAGTATGAGAAAAAGTATCCGAACTATAATTTTATAAAGAATGTAGGATATGGAACAAAGGCTCATTATAAAGGTATTGATGAGTTTGGTGTTACACCAATTCATAGAGTAACTTTTTTAAAAAAATATTTTGAAAAGAAAAAAGAATATGAAAGCTAA
- a CDS encoding ThiF family adenylyltransferase, producing MEIIKLKNYIGILKRNNELHIGYRKIFKIIFDEEIFKFLLNLKYKGFEKEIFQSFLKNSKIKEVIKKLALLSMLTIDNSFIYKDTILENTYFYFEQFKDNPINYISKIKNVNILILGLGAIGANVLNSLVRSGFRNFVLVDFDVVTISNLNRQNLYDSDDIGYKKTIICTKKIKKFFKDINIKYYDIKINSKRDISHILKQERIDLFLQASDTPYFINKICFESSKVFNVPIFLCGVGIDLGIFSLVSDFDKTSLDKNFYLNKDKPLKASIEMTSNIISSFISLEILKFFMLDNNRYNFVKIFDFNTMKFS from the coding sequence ATGGAAATTATAAAATTAAAAAATTATATTGGTATTTTAAAAAGAAATAATGAGTTACACATAGGATATAGAAAAATATTTAAAATAATTTTTGATGAAGAAATTTTTAAATTTTTATTAAATTTAAAATACAAAGGTTTTGAAAAAGAAATATTTCAAAGTTTTTTAAAAAATAGTAAGATTAAAGAAGTTATAAAAAAATTAGCTTTATTGTCTATGTTAACGATAGATAACAGTTTTATTTATAAAGATACAATTTTAGAAAATACTTATTTTTATTTTGAACAATTTAAAGATAATCCTATAAATTATATTAGTAAAATTAAAAATGTAAATATTTTAATTTTAGGATTAGGTGCTATAGGTGCGAATGTTTTAAACAGCTTGGTTAGATCTGGGTTTAGAAATTTTGTATTAGTGGATTTTGATGTTGTAACCATAAGTAACTTAAATAGACAAAATTTGTATGATTCAGATGATATAGGGTATAAAAAGACTATTATTTGTACAAAAAAAATAAAAAAATTTTTTAAAGATATAAATATAAAATATTATGATATAAAAATAAATTCTAAAAGAGATATTTCACATATACTAAAGCAAGAAAGAATAGATTTGTTTTTACAAGCTTCGGATACTCCTTATTTTATAAACAAAATATGTTTTGAAAGTTCAAAGGTATTTAACGTACCGATATTTTTGTGTGGAGTTGGAATTGATCTAGGAATATTTTCTTTAGTTAGTGATTTTGATAAAACTTCTCTAGATAAAAATTTTTATTTAAATAAAGATAAACCATTAAAAGCTTCAATTGAAATGACTAGTAATATAATATCCTCATTTATTTCGTTGGAAATTTTAAAATTTTTTATGCTTGATAATAATAGATATAATTTTGTTAAAATTTTTGATTTTAATACTATGAAGTTTTCTTAA
- the dprA gene encoding DNA-processing protein DprA — protein MRNEDALLFLSYLNFDYKIKDELLNHFTLEHIEEIFDLSGDYFKENKLLTKNNIEKLVEEREKFNSDAYRDYLEKKKVNYVSILSENYPINLKDIEYIPQVIYYKGDILPEDEFALSIVGSRKCTNYGAWATEYFARSISELGIRIVSGMALGIDSISHRAALKSGGRTIAVLGCGVDIAYPKTNYRLYDEIIENGAVMSEFPIGMPPLAHNFPVRNRIISGLSKALLVIEAQDRSGTLITSRFANEQSKEIFALPGNINSLYSRGTNKLIKDGALIATDYQDIIDGVIDFSEFILNKNKEEKDLDILDAKELLIYNLINEEPKSQNKISTITGFSIIETNTILTALELKGFIKELNGGIFVVD, from the coding sequence ATGAGAAATGAAGATGCTTTGTTATTTTTAAGTTATTTGAATTTTGATTATAAAATTAAAGATGAATTGTTAAATCATTTTACTTTGGAACATATTGAGGAGATTTTTGATTTATCCGGAGACTATTTTAAAGAAAATAAACTTTTAACTAAGAATAATATTGAAAAATTAGTTGAAGAGAGAGAAAAATTTAATTCAGATGCTTATAGAGATTATTTAGAGAAAAAGAAGGTTAATTATGTAAGTATTTTGAGTGAAAATTATCCAATTAATCTAAAAGATATTGAATATATTCCACAAGTTATTTACTATAAGGGAGATATTTTACCTGAAGATGAATTTGCTCTCTCAATTGTAGGCTCTAGGAAATGTACCAATTATGGAGCTTGGGCAACAGAATATTTTGCAAGGTCAATTTCAGAACTTGGAATAAGAATTGTTTCAGGAATGGCTTTGGGTATTGATTCCATTTCACATAGAGCTGCTTTAAAATCAGGGGGGAGAACTATAGCCGTTTTAGGTTGTGGAGTTGATATAGCCTATCCTAAAACTAATTACAGATTGTATGACGAAATTATAGAAAATGGGGCAGTTATGAGTGAGTTTCCTATTGGGATGCCACCTTTAGCTCATAATTTTCCTGTTAGAAACAGAATTATTTCAGGACTTTCAAAAGCATTATTGGTTATCGAAGCACAAGATCGTTCAGGTACACTTATAACTTCAAGATTTGCAAATGAACAGTCAAAAGAAATTTTTGCACTTCCAGGAAATATAAATAGTTTATATAGTAGAGGAACGAATAAATTGATAAAAGACGGAGCATTGATTGCTACGGATTATCAGGATATTATAGACGGTGTTATTGATTTTTCAGAATTTATTTTGAATAAAAATAAAGAAGAAAAAGATTTGGATATTTTGGATGCAAAAGAACTTTTAATTTATAATTTAATAAATGAAGAACCGAAATCTCAAAATAAAATTTCTACTATAACAGGTTTTTCAATCATAGAAACAAATACAATTTTAACTGCATTGGAGCTTAAAGGATTTATAAAGGAGCTTAATGGAGGAATTTTTGTAGTTGATTAG
- a CDS encoding GNAT family N-acetyltransferase: protein MDNMKFIKITNDNFDELKILQTKYKSEIGEEEPTYENFLNLKRAISDENIHFFGCICNGNLVACCSISVIFSTFNYEQGGILEDFFIIKEYRHKGIAKQLIKFAYKESKISSLIVGSADCDVDMYKSLGFKILIGNMLAFEN from the coding sequence ATGGATAATATGAAATTTATAAAAATAACAAATGATAATTTTGACGAATTAAAAATTTTACAAACAAAATATAAATCTGAAATAGGTGAAGAAGAACCTACTTATGAAAATTTTCTAAATTTAAAAAGAGCAATATCAGACGAAAATATTCACTTTTTTGGTTGTATATGTAATGGTAATTTAGTTGCTTGTTGCTCAATAAGTGTGATATTTTCTACTTTTAACTATGAACAAGGAGGAATCCTTGAAGATTTTTTCATTATCAAAGAATATAGGCACAAAGGAATAGCTAAACAATTAATAAAATTTGCATACAAAGAAAGTAAAATAAGTTCTTTGATAGTTGGTTCTGCAGATTGTGATGTTGATATGTACAAATCATTAGGATTTAAAATTTTAATTGGAAATATGTTAGCATTTGAAAATTAA
- a CDS encoding YifB family Mg chelatase-like AAA ATPase — protein MYSKTKTCVLNGLNGYDIDVEADLSSGLQAFNIVGLPDLSIKESKERVKSAISNSGFSIPPGRVTINLAPANLKKDGSQIDLAIAVSMLLAIGVIEYLPDEKTVFLGELSLDGRVITFDGALPMIISLKELGFKKFFIPNAIKNEVNVVQGIEIYPISHLKELVDCLNGVIEIKKEDIVKVNLDEEIKYDIDFSDIKGQENLKRAMEISAAGGHNLLMVGPPGSGKTMIAKRLPTILPKLTFDECIECTKIYSIAGKLKNNKLVTQRPFRSPHHTSSPISLVGGGKIPKPGEVSLAHNGVLFLDEFPEFSKQAIEVLRQPMEDGKVTISRANSSITYYSNFVTICALNPCPCGNYGSQTEKCTCSQLQIQRYLSKISGPILDRIDIQVEVEPVKYDDLSSKEVLETSADIRKRVEKARKIQLERYKNEKIYNNANLSARQIKKYIILDEKLEKIIEFAFKKFKFSARSFNKILKLTRTIADLDGSEEIKEEHLLEAIRYRSLSNKYWS, from the coding sequence ATGTATTCAAAGACTAAGACTTGTGTGTTAAATGGATTAAATGGTTATGATATTGATGTTGAAGCAGATTTATCAAGTGGACTTCAGGCTTTTAATATTGTAGGGCTTCCTGATTTATCTATAAAAGAATCTAAGGAAAGGGTTAAATCTGCAATTTCAAATAGTGGATTTTCAATTCCACCAGGGAGAGTTACGATAAATTTAGCTCCTGCAAATTTAAAAAAAGATGGCTCTCAAATTGATTTAGCAATAGCTGTGAGTATGTTACTTGCTATTGGAGTTATCGAGTATTTGCCCGATGAAAAAACTGTTTTTTTAGGTGAGCTTTCTCTTGACGGAAGAGTTATAACTTTTGACGGAGCTTTACCTATGATTATCTCTTTAAAAGAACTTGGTTTTAAAAAGTTCTTTATTCCTAATGCTATTAAAAATGAAGTTAATGTAGTTCAAGGAATAGAGATTTATCCAATTTCACATTTAAAAGAATTAGTTGATTGTTTAAATGGAGTTATCGAAATAAAGAAAGAAGATATTGTAAAAGTAAATTTAGATGAGGAAATAAAATATGATATAGATTTTTCGGATATAAAAGGTCAGGAAAATTTAAAGAGAGCAATGGAAATTTCTGCTGCGGGAGGACATAATTTGCTGATGGTTGGCCCTCCAGGGAGCGGAAAAACTATGATTGCCAAAAGATTACCGACAATTTTACCTAAATTAACTTTTGATGAATGTATTGAATGTACAAAAATATATTCAATAGCTGGAAAACTTAAAAATAATAAATTGGTTACTCAAAGACCTTTCAGGTCTCCACATCATACAAGTAGTCCTATTTCTCTTGTTGGTGGGGGTAAAATTCCAAAACCCGGGGAAGTTTCTCTTGCACATAATGGTGTTTTGTTTTTAGATGAATTTCCTGAGTTTTCAAAACAGGCTATTGAAGTTTTAAGACAGCCTATGGAAGATGGAAAAGTTACTATTTCAAGGGCTAATTCATCAATTACTTATTATTCAAATTTTGTAACTATTTGTGCATTAAATCCTTGCCCTTGTGGGAATTATGGATCACAAACCGAAAAATGCACTTGTTCACAGTTACAAATCCAAAGATATTTGAGCAAAATTTCAGGTCCAATACTTGATAGAATTGATATTCAAGTTGAAGTTGAACCTGTGAAATATGACGATTTATCCTCAAAAGAAGTTTTAGAAACTTCTGCTGATATTAGAAAAAGAGTTGAAAAAGCTAGAAAAATTCAACTTGAAAGATATAAAAACGAAAAAATATATAATAATGCAAATCTTTCTGCAAGACAGATTAAGAAATATATTATTTTAGATGAAAAACTTGAAAAAATTATAGAGTTTGCCTTTAAAAAGTTTAAGTTTTCAGCAAGATCTTTTAATAAAATTTTGAAGTTGACAAGAACAATTGCAGACTTGGACGGAAGTGAAGAAATTAAGGAAGAACATCTGTTAGAAGCAATCAGATATAGAAGTTTGAGTAATAAATATTGGAGTTAG
- a CDS encoding YraN family protein, with protein sequence MKAKDIGNLGEDMAVKFLLEKGYQIIERNFLKPFGEIDIIAKDKDFLVFIEVKARKNVNFGFPREFVNGIKIKKIQDVAQIYMMEKNLFGAKIRFDVIEIIFDNYKITHIENAF encoded by the coding sequence ATGAAAGCTAAAGATATTGGAAATTTAGGGGAAGATATGGCTGTTAAATTTCTTTTAGAAAAGGGTTATCAAATTATTGAGAGAAATTTTTTAAAACCTTTTGGAGAGATTGATATAATAGCAAAGGATAAAGATTTTTTAGTTTTTATTGAGGTTAAGGCTAGAAAAAATGTGAATTTCGGCTTCCCCAGAGAGTTCGTAAATGGAATTAAGATAAAAAAGATACAAGATGTTGCACAGATTTATATGATGGAGAAAAATTTATTTGGAGCAAAAATTCGATTTGATGTTATAGAAATAATTTTTGACAATTATAAAATTACACATATAGAAAATGCTTTTTAG
- a CDS encoding Veg family protein, with product MIKKVLGNNIGRNVSLTIRRSKEEYVEIKGIIEDVFTSFFTVQVETDEHKKRTVSYSYFDVLTSQVSLKAS from the coding sequence ATGATTAAAAAGGTTTTGGGAAACAACATTGGGAGAAATGTATCGCTTACCATAAGAAGAAGTAAAGAAGAGTATGTTGAGATTAAGGGAATAATTGAAGATGTTTTTACATCGTTTTTTACTGTTCAGGTTGAAACTGATGAACATAAAAAAAGAACTGTTTCATATTCTTATTTTGATGTTTTAACATCACAAGTGAGTTTAAAAGCAAGTTAA
- a CDS encoding HD domain-containing protein: protein MNIDREYAMTLLNEANKLNCGRWFEHSLNVAKCAEIIAKNTEYLDSEKAFVLGLLHDIGRRFGFSHIKHVYDGMIFLDEKNFYEGARICLTHSFPIQTIYCYNGKLDLPKEKLDFLENKLKEIIYDDYDRLIQLCDALGAAEGFVRLEIRLFDVAIRNGINEYTIEKWKKFLELKRYFDEKCNIDIYKLLNIE, encoded by the coding sequence ATGAATATAGATAGAGAATATGCTATGACTTTATTGAATGAAGCCAATAAATTAAATTGTGGTAGGTGGTTTGAACATTCTTTAAATGTTGCAAAATGTGCGGAGATTATCGCAAAAAATACTGAATATTTAGATTCTGAAAAAGCATTTGTACTGGGATTGTTACATGATATTGGTAGAAGGTTCGGATTTTCACATATAAAACATGTATATGACGGAATGATTTTTTTGGATGAAAAAAATTTTTATGAAGGTGCAAGAATTTGTTTAACACATTCATTTCCTATTCAAACTATATATTGCTATAATGGAAAATTAGATTTACCCAAAGAAAAGTTGGATTTTCTTGAAAATAAATTGAAAGAAATTATTTATGATGATTATGATAGATTGATTCAACTCTGTGATGCTTTAGGAGCTGCTGAAGGATTTGTAAGATTGGAAATTAGGCTGTTTGATGTTGCAATCAGAAATGGAATAAACGAGTATACTATTGAAAAATGGAAAAAGTTTTTAGAACTAAAAAGATATTTTGATGAAAAATGTAATATTGATATATACAAACTTTTAAATATAGAATAG
- a CDS encoding YitT family protein, whose protein sequence is MLDKIQMGFGDTKQIMIITSKQREVTDRILSDLNRGVTLLHGEGAFTHKRQNVIYCIVSTRQVVTIKRILNEVDPASFLIISDAYEVKGRGFRVQEI, encoded by the coding sequence ATGTTAGATAAAATACAAATGGGATTTGGTGATACTAAACAAATTATGATTATAACATCAAAGCAAAGAGAAGTTACAGACAGAATTTTATCCGATCTTAATAGAGGTGTTACACTTCTTCATGGAGAAGGAGCTTTTACACATAAAAGACAAAATGTTATATACTGTATTGTTAGTACAAGACAAGTAGTAACTATTAAGAGAATATTAAACGAAGTTGACCCAGCTTCATTTTTAATAATTTCTGATGCCTATGAAGTTAAAGGTAGAGGATTTAGAGTACAAGAGATTTAG
- a CDS encoding amidohydrolase family protein: protein MIDWKQLPKIDAHIHLTPQDVIDANIEYDGVFITNGSIDDYIEIMKKYNIECAFIMPFNDPYVLSMDFTVETSHKNLSKMIKDKNSKFYCFADIDIRKNIKDTIKEIEKVLKLEEFIGIKIHSTNTYYPVDGFYYEKIFEYASKNNILIEIHSYPRDHLSDDVCSPSRIKNILSKYPNLRLSIAHLGGFQYEELIGLNAYFNMSAILPDMVNKLGIEKTNRILRSFGVDKLIFASDYPDSRCLKPNEIYDKYFEILEQMDFSQEEAEKICKYNALKMIGKI, encoded by the coding sequence ATGATTGATTGGAAACAGCTTCCCAAAATTGATGCTCATATTCATCTAACTCCACAAGATGTAATAGATGCAAATATCGAATATGACGGTGTATTTATTACAAACGGTTCTATTGATGATTATATTGAAATAATGAAAAAATATAATATAGAATGCGCTTTTATCATGCCATTCAATGACCCATATGTGTTATCTATGGATTTTACAGTAGAAACATCTCATAAAAATCTTTCAAAAATGATAAAAGATAAGAACTCAAAATTCTATTGTTTTGCTGATATTGACATTAGAAAAAATATAAAAGACACAATTAAAGAAATAGAAAAAGTCTTAAAACTTGAAGAATTTATAGGGATAAAAATTCACTCAACGAATACTTATTACCCTGTTGATGGTTTTTATTATGAAAAAATATTTGAATACGCAAGTAAAAATAATATTTTAATAGAAATTCATTCTTATCCCAGAGACCATTTGTCAGATGATGTATGTTCTCCAAGCAGAATAAAAAATATTCTTAGTAAATATCCGAATTTAAGACTATCAATAGCACATTTAGGCGGTTTTCAATATGAAGAATTAATTGGGCTAAATGCGTATTTTAATATGTCAGCAATTTTGCCCGATATGGTTAATAAATTAGGAATAGAAAAAACGAATAGGATATTACGATCGTTCGGTGTGGATAAATTAATTTTTGCTTCAGATTATCCTGACAGCAGATGCTTAAAACCAAACGAAATTTATGATAAATATTTTGAAATATTGGAACAAATGGATTTTTCACAAGAAGAAGCTGAAAAAATTTGTAAATATAACGCTCTAAAGATGATAGGTAAAATATAA
- a CDS encoding MogA/MoaB family molybdenum cofactor biosynthesis protein produces MFTAYVITVSDKGSIGERVDTSGEVIVEILKENNYEVLDKIIIPDDQAIIEEKLKYASDVLGANLILTTGGTGFSKRDVTPEATLNVATKNAFGICDSIRQYSLTITKRAMLSRAVSVIRNDSLIINLPGSPKAVRESLEYIIDSVEHGLQILLGTASECARK; encoded by the coding sequence ATGTTTACTGCTTATGTAATTACCGTTTCTGATAAGGGTTCAATCGGGGAGAGAGTTGATACTTCAGGCGAAGTAATTGTTGAGATACTAAAAGAAAATAATTATGAAGTTCTTGATAAGATTATTATTCCGGATGATCAAGCAATAATAGAAGAAAAATTAAAATATGCAAGTGATGTTTTAGGTGCTAATTTAATTTTGACAACAGGTGGAACAGGCTTTAGTAAGAGAGATGTTACGCCTGAAGCAACTTTGAATGTTGCGACTAAAAATGCATTTGGAATTTGTGATTCTATCAGACAATACAGTTTGACAATCACTAAGAGGGCAATGCTTTCAAGAGCTGTTTCAGTTATTAGAAACGACAGCTTAATTATAAATTTACCTGGTAGCCCAAAAGCTGTTAGGGAATCTTTAGAGTATATTATAGATTCTGTAGAGCATGGACTTCAAATACTTTTGGGAACGGCATCTGAATGTGCTAGAAAGTAG
- a CDS encoding aminoglycoside 6-adenylyltransferase, whose translation MNNILTFNELKEIAKKIAMDDDRVEKLYIEQLETQSMSSDVNFFNVLYLVKDLSFDDASFEFIEHFGDVLTMFENTENENVIEYRIIYENFTQGIFRIVSNKSIDVLEELEEKYICVLNKDENKKSGVYIEKKVHKLTEDEFLVNTCEFFWNILKFGNKLYTKEFLNVSEEYRKVLSLLDEHLKHYVLSENKYLIELGKENKLVFNYVDTEIFEKYLTCYSKLELDSLWIALFNICGLFRKLSLQIAINLRFDYAKELDRDTVTYLRELKQKVNSR comes from the coding sequence TTGAATAATATTTTAACATTTAATGAACTTAAAGAAATAGCAAAAAAAATTGCAATGGATGATGATAGGGTTGAAAAACTTTATATTGAACAGTTGGAAACACAAAGTATGTCCAGCGACGTAAACTTTTTTAATGTTTTATACTTGGTAAAAGATTTATCTTTTGATGACGCTTCATTTGAATTTATTGAACATTTTGGCGATGTTTTAACTATGTTTGAAAACACAGAAAATGAAAATGTAATAGAATATAGAATAATTTATGAAAACTTTACTCAAGGAATTTTCAGAATTGTATCTAATAAATCAATAGATGTTTTAGAAGAGCTCGAAGAAAAATATATTTGTGTACTTAATAAAGATGAAAATAAAAAAAGTGGAGTATATATTGAAAAAAAAGTGCATAAACTTACAGAAGATGAATTTTTAGTAAATACTTGTGAATTTTTCTGGAATATTTTAAAATTCGGAAACAAACTATACACAAAAGAATTTTTGAATGTATCGGAAGAATATAGAAAAGTTTTGTCTTTACTAGACGAACATTTAAAACACTATGTTCTATCTGAAAATAAATACCTTATAGAATTAGGAAAAGAAAATAAACTAGTTTTTAACTATGTTGATACAGAAATTTTTGAAAAGTATTTAACTTGCTATTCAAAATTAGAATTGGATTCTCTATGGATTGCTCTATTTAATATCTGTGGACTGTTTAGAAAACTGTCATTACAAATAGCAATTAACTTAAGATTTGACTATGCAAAAGAATTGGATAGAGATACAGTAACATATTTAAGAGAATTAAAACAAAAAGTTAACAGTAGATAA